The genomic region TGCCGATGTCGGCGCCCAGGATCACGCCGACCGACTGGCGGAAGCTGACGAGGCCCGCCGAGACGAAGCCGATCAGCATGAGCGTGGTCGCCGAGGAGGACTGGAGCAGCGCCGTCGCGAGCGCGCCGGAGCACACGGCGGACAGAGGCGTCCGCGTGGCGCTCGTCAGCATGTGCCGGAGGTGCCCGCCCGCCGCGCGCTGGAGCCCCTCGCCGCAGAGCTGCATGCCGTAGAGCAGCAGCGCCAGTCCCCCGAAGAGCGCCAGCAGCAGCATGGCTAGAGCCCGAGCCTCGAGGGCGACAGCGGGGCGCCGCCGCCGAGCCCCGCAAGGTGCCGGGTGCTGTTGACGGAGCGTACGGAGGGCGGCGCGACTTCCGTTATCGAGCAGTTCGACAGCGTCAGGCGCCAGATGGAGGAGAGCGGCAGCCCCAGGCAGTGGGCCAGGTACGCGCTGATGACGCCGCCATGGCAGACGACCAGCACCTGCTGGCCATTGGGATGGGCGGCCGCGATGTCCGCCATGGCGCTCACCACGCGCGCCTGGACTTCGGGCAGCGGCTCGGCGCCCGGCGGGAGGCAGGCGACGGGGTCACGCACCCACTGCTCGTACGGGTCGCCCGGCAGCGCCCGGATCTCCTCCACGGTGCGCCCTTCCCAATCTCCTAGCGACAGCTCGCGCAGATCGTGCACCGGCGTCAGCGGCACGCCGAGGCCCGCGGCGGCGATCTCGGCCGTTCGCCGCGCGCGCTCGAGCGGGCTCGTGTAGACCGCGGCGATGCGCAGCCGGCGGATCGCCTGGCCGAGCGCCTCGGCCTGGCGCGCGCCCAGCTCAGAGAGCGCCACGTCCTGCACGCCCTGGAAGCGGCGCACGGCATTCGACACGGACTGCCCGTGGCGCGCGAGGAGGAGGCGGCTCATCGTTTGGGTCCTAGCGGGGGCTTGGCAGGCTCCACCGCGGCCAGGGCCGCCTTGAGGCGCGCGATCGTCTCGGCCTTGCCGAGGAGCGCGGCCACCTGGAAGACCGGCGGGCTCGCGGTCTTGCCGGTGATCGCGATGCGCGTGAGTTGAGCCAGATCCACGAGCTTGAGTTCCATCTCGGATGCTAATCCCCGGTACAGGCCCTCAAGGCTCTCCGGGTCGAACGCCTCTTGGGCCCCGATGCGCTTGATCAGCACGGCGTACCGCTGGGGCGCCTCGGGCCCCCAGAACTTCGCCGTCGCCTGGGGGTCATAGGCCGCGGGCGGCCTGAAGTAGAAGGCCGCCTGCTCCGCCATCTCGACGAGGGTGCGGGACCGCTCCTTGAGGCTCGCGGCGATCGCCGCGAGTCGCGCCGGGTCGACAGGGGCTGCGCCCAGCGCGCGGGCGAAGAATGGCGCAAGGGCCCCGGCGAGGCACTCGGGCGCGGCCGCCATGATCCACTCGTGGGAGACCCACAGGAGCTTCTCCCGGTCGAAGACGGCGCCCGCCTTGCCCACCTGGGCCAGCGCGAAGTGCTCGACGATCTGCTCGCGCGAGAAGATCTCCTGGTCGCCGTGGGACCACCCGAGCCTCGCCAGGTAGTTGACCAGCGCCTCCGGGAGAATGCCTTGGTCTCTGAACTCCTCGATCGTCGTGGCACCGTGCCGCTTGGACATCTTGCTCCGATCCGGCGCCAGGATCATCGGGATGTGGGCGAAGACCGGTGTCGCGTAGCCCAGCGCCGCGTAGCAGGCGATCTGCTTGGGCGTGTTGTTCAGGTGGTCGTTGCCGCGGATGACGTGGGTGATCTTCATGGTCACGTCGTCCACGACCACGCAGAAGTTGTAGGTGGGCGTGCCATCCGTCCGCACCAGGATCCAGTCGTCCAGCGTGTCGTTGGCGAACGTGACGGTGCCGAGGATGGCGTCCTCGACCACCGTCTGTCCGCCGAGCGGCATCTTGAGTCTCAGTGCGTGCGGCTCGGAGGCCGGCACGCCGGCCTCGCGGCACGTGCCCGGATACCGGAACTGCTCCTTGCGGGCCTTGGCGGCGGCGCGGAGCGCGTCGAGAATCTCCGGCGTGCAGCGGCAGCGGTACGCCCGCCCGTCGAGGAGCAATCGCTCGCCGTGCGCGCGGTAGATCTCGAAGCGCTCGGTCTGGCGATAGCCGGACGCGGGAGGGCCCTCGTCCCAGTCGAGCCCGAGCCAGCGAAGGACGTCGAGGATCTGGACGATGTGCTCCTCGGTCGAGCGCGACCGGTCGGTGTCCTCGATGCGGAGGATGAAGACACCCTTGTGGTGCCGCGCAAAGGCCCAGTTGAAGAGCGCGGTGCGCGCGCCGCCCACGTGGAAGGAGCCCGTGGGGCTGGGAGCAAAGCGGACTCTGACCGTGTCAAACATGGGCATTCATTCTACCCCGGCGCGCCCGCGTGGGCGCGGGACCAAGCGGGGGGATGGCCGGCGGCCGGTACACGCCGAGTCAGTGCGTGATCGGCGCTGCGGATCCTGATGCAGGTCAGCCTGCGCGAAGCACTGGCTTCGGCAGGTTGGACAGGTGCCTCGCCGCCTGAAAAAGGTCGACGGCCTTCTGGGCGTTGAGCCAAAACTCGGGCGAGATCCGAAACGTGGCGCCCAGTTTCAAGGCCATTTCGGCGGTCACGGAGCTGCGGCCATTGACGATGCGGTTGATGACCTTGACATCGCAACCGAGGTGATCTGCCAGTTGCTTTTGAGTCATGCTAAGGGGAATCAAGAATTCCTCGCGAAGGATCTCGCCCGGGGTGGTGGGCTCTCTGCGCCGAGTCAACTCTCTCATCATGGCCCCTCAGTGGTAGTCGCGGATGTCGACCTCGGCGGAACCGGAATCCGTCCAGCGGAAGACGACTCGCCATTGGTTGTTGATGCGGATGCTGTGGAACCCTCTCAGGTTCCCCTTGAGCGCCTCGATTCGATTGCCCGGCGGCGACGCCAGATCCGTGAGCACCGCAGCGTAGTCGAGCATGTCGAGCTTCCTGGCGGCGACCTTCGCACCGTTCGCCCAGCCGACACCCTTCAAGAGCCGCCCCTCCCGGAAGAATCGCGCGACGGCCGGGCTGGCGAAGCTGTGGATCGCCATCCGCGGCATCATACCGTGGCGCGGTATACTCCGTCAAGGTATGCAGGGCAAGGAATCGAACTGGCTACCGACGCCCGCCCAGCCGTTCTCCCTCCCATGCAGGATCCCCTCGCCGTGCAGGCCATCCTCACCCACTTGGCCCGCTCGGGCGCCCCCGCGCCGCCCGGCCCCGCCCCACCTGCCCCCGCCGCACCCCCGTAGCCCGCGGCCCAGTCCCTCTCTCGACGCTGCCCCTGACACGCGCCGGTGCCCCAGGCCCGCCGCCGCACCCCTCCGCCCGCCTCGTGCCCGCGAGCCCGCGGCGACGCAGGATGGCCCGGGGCACAGGGCGATCGCGGTCCTGACGCTCACCTTCGCCCCGGTGACGCGGGCAGTCCCGGGTCTCAGGCTGGGGATCCGCAGGGCAGGCCGCATGCTACCCACCCAGGTCGCGCGGCGAGGGAGCCGAGGTCGCAGCGTTTGTCCGTCCTATGCGCTTCGGGTTCAGCACCCCACGACGCACTTGCCCGAACCGTCGAACTCCATCGTGCGGCCGCTGATGGCGAGGTGCGGCGCGACGCCTTTCAACTGCTTGATGAGTGCGGCCGCGCGCGAAGCGGGCCGGAGCTTGCCGCCTTCGGTCACGGCCTCGTTCGGATGCGAGAGGATCACCGACGAGGGCCGGACGAGCTCGTTCATCGCGTAGGCTTGCGAGGTCACGGTCCCCGCGGTCGGCCCGAGATTCAGCAGCGCAAGATTCGCCTTGTGATATTCATTCACGACCGTTTTCATCTCGGTATGGATGCCGGTATCGCCCGACAGATACGCGGAGAGTCCGTTGCTGAATTTGACGACGAAGCCGGTCGGCGGTCCGAGGACCAGGCTCGTGCCGTCGGGCTCGTGGTTCGCGCGCTGCGTGTCCGACAGCAGGGTGAGCGGCACGTTGTTGGCGTGCGACGCGTAAACGATGGTGATGTCCACGCCTTGCGATGCGCCGGCTACCCTCGCGCTGAATGCGCCTCCGAGATGCGTATTCGAGCGGCACGACGTCGCGACCGGGACGTTGGTCGCACCCGCGGTTTGCGGGCAGACGGTGAGCGGCTTGCCGCCGGTGATTTTCTGGATTTTCGTGCCGATGAAAATACCCATATCGTTCGTCATCACGATCGCCGACTGCTTCGCCGCCGCGATTTCCGCGGTCATGGAGTTCGGGCCGGCCGGCACCGACTCCACCGCGGCGCACGTGCCCGCGCCCGGCGCCTTGAGCTTGCGGTCGCCGATGTGGTCGCCATGCGCGTGGCTCAACAGCACCATATGGATAGCGCCCAGTCGCGGATCGTCGCTGCCGGTGAGGGTGTGGCCCACGTCGTACAGCAACCGGACGCCGGTGGGGTCCTCGAACAGCGTGGCGCGGTCCATCGCGCACAGCTCACCGTCGTGCGAACCGAGCGGCGTGATCTTCACGTTCTGAGCCACGGCCGGAGTTGCAGCCAGAGCGAGTGCGAGCACTGCACCAGCACATGCGATCTTCATCGTTTCCCCCTCTCCGAAAACGCCAGCTTAATCGTAATCAAGCCGGCAGCAGCGCGCTGAGCGTCGCGAGCGCGAAGACGAGTGTGGCCATCGCGATTGCCCTCGCGCCCCGCGTTATCCTCCGCCGCCGCGGGGTCGTAGTCAAGGAGCGAGCGGAGGGGTGGGGCGGCGGGGCCGGGCGGGCGCCGCCGGGTGGCAGGGGCAGCATCGAGAGTAGGAATGAGCTGCGGGCTCCGTAGCCCCTCCTCGGCACGGTCGGGGAAGAGACGGGCACCTAGTCCGTGATACGATTTGCCCCATGGCTGAAGAGACCCGCGCGTCCAACTTCGTCCGCGAGATCGTCGAGGCGCACAACCGCGAAGGCCGCTTCGGCGGCACGGTGATCACGCGCTTCCCCCCCGAGCCGAACGGCTATCTGCACATCGGCCACGCCAAGGCCATCTACCTCGACTTCGGGCTGGCGCAGGACTACGGCGGCCGCTGCCATCTGCGTTTCGACGACACCAACCCGACCAAGGAGAGCCAGGAATACGTGGACGCCATAATGGAAGACGTCCGCTGGCTCGGCTCCGACTGGGGCGCGCACCTCTACTACGCCAGCGACTACTTCGAGCGGCTCTACGAGTGGGCGGAAGAGCTCATCCGCAAGGGCAAGGCGTACGTGGACGATCTCACCGGCGATCAGATTCGCGAGTACCGTGGCACGCTCACCGAGCCGGGGCGGGAATCGCCGTATCGCAATCGCTCCGTGGACGAGAGCCTCGACTTCTTCCGTCGCATGCGCGCCGGTGAGTTTCCCGACGGCACCAAGACGCTGCGAGCGAAGATCGACATGACCTCCGGCAATATCAATCTGCGGGACCCGGTCATGTACCGCATCCGCAAGGCCACGCACCAGCGCACGGGCGATGCGTGGTGCATCTACCCGATGTACGACTGGGCGCACGGCCAGTCCGATTCGATCGAGGGCGTGACGCATTCCATCTGCACGCTGGAGTACGAGGACCACCGCCCGCTCTACGACTGGTATCTCGACACGCTCGGCATCTTCCATCCGCAGCAGATCGAGTTCGCCCGGCT from Candidatus Methylomirabilota bacterium harbors:
- a CDS encoding HigA family addiction module antitoxin gives rise to the protein MMRELTRRREPTTPGEILREEFLIPLSMTQKQLADHLGCDVKVINRIVNGRSSVTAEMALKLGATFRISPEFWLNAQKAVDLFQAARHLSNLPKPVLRAG
- a CDS encoding type II toxin-antitoxin system RelE/ParE family toxin, producing MAIHSFASPAVARFFREGRLLKGVGWANGAKVAARKLDMLDYAAVLTDLASPPGNRIEALKGNLRGFHSIRINNQWRVVFRWTDSGSAEVDIRDYH
- a CDS encoding MBL fold metallo-hydrolase gives rise to the protein MKIACAGAVLALALAATPAVAQNVKITPLGSHDGELCAMDRATLFEDPTGVRLLYDVGHTLTGSDDPRLGAIHMVLLSHAHGDHIGDRKLKAPGAGTCAAVESVPAGPNSMTAEIAAAKQSAIVMTNDMGIFIGTKIQKITGGKPLTVCPQTAGATNVPVATSCRSNTHLGGAFSARVAGASQGVDITIVYASHANNVPLTLLSDTQRANHEPDGTSLVLGPPTGFVVKFSNGLSAYLSGDTGIHTEMKTVVNEYHKANLALLNLGPTAGTVTSQAYAMNELVRPSSVILSHPNEAVTEGGKLRPASRAAALIKQLKGVAPHLAISGRTMEFDGSGKCVVGC
- a CDS encoding histidine phosphatase family protein yields the protein MSRLLLARHGQSVSNAVRRFQGVQDVALSELGARQAEALGQAIRRLRIAAVYTSPLERARRTAEIAAAGLGVPLTPVHDLRELSLGDWEGRTVEEIRALPGDPYEQWVRDPVACLPPGAEPLPEVQARVVSAMADIAAAHPNGQQVLVVCHGGVISAYLAHCLGLPLSSIWRLTLSNCSITEVAPPSVRSVNSTRHLAGLGGGAPLSPSRLGL
- the gltX gene encoding glutamate--tRNA ligase — encoded protein: MFDTVRVRFAPSPTGSFHVGGARTALFNWAFARHHKGVFILRIEDTDRSRSTEEHIVQILDVLRWLGLDWDEGPPASGYRQTERFEIYRAHGERLLLDGRAYRCRCTPEILDALRAAAKARKEQFRYPGTCREAGVPASEPHALRLKMPLGGQTVVEDAILGTVTFANDTLDDWILVRTDGTPTYNFCVVVDDVTMKITHVIRGNDHLNNTPKQIACYAALGYATPVFAHIPMILAPDRSKMSKRHGATTIEEFRDQGILPEALVNYLARLGWSHGDQEIFSREQIVEHFALAQVGKAGAVFDREKLLWVSHEWIMAAAPECLAGALAPFFARALGAAPVDPARLAAIAASLKERSRTLVEMAEQAAFYFRPPAAYDPQATAKFWGPEAPQRYAVLIKRIGAQEAFDPESLEGLYRGLASEMELKLVDLAQLTRIAITGKTASPPVFQVAALLGKAETIARLKAALAAVEPAKPPLGPKR